The DNA region TCGGCGCGCAAAGCGGGCTTGCGATGCAAAACAGTTCCCAGCGCTGGCCGTACATTTGCAGCAACCCACATTCCTCGTCGCCAAATTTTTCCCAAGGTTTGCCGCCGGCCCAGAGATCAACATATTCGGCGAAGAACGTGACGGGGGGCAGATGTCCGTGTTGGCGTAGCTGGTCTGCCCAGGCGTCGGCCTCGCGCAACAGCGCATCCGGCCAATGGTCGGATCCCCATTCGTTGGGAGAATCAACAAGTCGCGCCCGATTCCAGCGGCGAAATGTCTCCAATGCCACATCGCCCGCTTTCCCGGATAGCTTGGCGATAACAATCCGTTGGGTGGGCATGGAAGCGTCTTAATTCGTGGCCAACTACCCTTGGCGAGCCGTGATGCGCCGCTGGGCGGGGTCTTGCCGATAGTAACTTTTCAATTGTTCGTAGAGCCGCGGGTGGCGCTCGGCCAGTTCGATCGGCAGGCCAAAGAAGGCCTCGGTCGCGACGGCGAAGAATTCGGCTTCGTCCTTCATGCCGTACGGGTCGAGCACCGTGGGACGTCCTTGTCGCCAATCCTCAGCCAGTTTCTTGTATTCGGCGGACATGACAGCCGCCCAGGCTTGATAGGCCTGTCGCGATTCGAGCGGCGGCGTGCCGTCGATCACGCGGTCGAGCATGTCGAGTTGATGGGCGAACTCGTGCAGCACCACGTTGGCGCCATCGTCGTCGCGGCCAGCGCGATCGGCGTCTTCCCAGGAGAGAACCACTGGCCCGCGGTACCAGGCCTCGCCCAGTCGCGCGTCTGGGGGGCCAACCAACGCGCCCTGCTGCCGCTCTGGTCCCTGATAGCCGCTAGGGTAAAGCAAGATCGACTGCACGCGGCTGTAATAGTCATGCTCCAAATGCAGAACCAGCAGACTGGCCCATGCGGCGACGACCACCTTCATTTCGTCGTTGACCATGAGCCCGCCACATCCCTCCCAATTCTTTTCGGCGACGATCACGCGCATATCGGCGAGCAGCTTGCGCTGATCGGTGATCGGCAGCCGGGTGAACTCGTCGAGATGCAACTCGACGTATTTCACCCAGATGGGCGAGATAGGATCGGCGAGCAGTTTGCGCCGGCGTCGGCCGCGGAGCCAGGTAAGCATCGTTAGATCGTGTGTCCGCCATCGATGGTAAACACCGAACCGGTGCAGTAGCCCGCCCCTTCGCCCGCCAAAAAGACGCACAGCGGAGCGATCTCGTCGGGCTGGGCGATGCGCCGCAACGGCAGTTCTTCGGTGAAGCGTCGCAAGATGTCTTCTGTCTGCCAGAGGGCCTGGCTGAACTTGGTCTGCACTAGCCCTGGACAGACTGCATTGACGCGAATGCGAGCCGGTCCCCATTCGCTGGCCAGCACCTTGGTGAGGCTGATCAGCGCGGCCTTGCTGACGCTGTAGACGCCAAGCATCGGCTCGGGGCTGAGGCCGCCGATGCTGGAGATGTTGATGACCGAACCGCCACCGCGCTTTTGCATGGTCGGGAACGCGCGTTTGGCCAATTCCAGCGGACCCTTGACGTTGACGGCGAAGATCTTGTCGAACACGGCGTCGTCGGTGTCGATGATCGGGCCGAACACGGGGTTGGCCGCGGCGTTGTTGACGATGATATCGACCCCACCGAACTGCGCCACGGTTTGATCGACGAGCGCGCGGCACTGGTTCAGATCGCCGGCATGCGCGGCGATGGCCGCGCTCTTGCCGCCGGCGGCTTGAATCGCCTGGGCTACGCCGTCAATCGCCTCCTGCTTGCGACTGGAAACCACGACCGTGGCGCCAAAGGCGGCCAGCGCTTTAGCGATCGACTCGCCAATGCCTTTGCTTGCGCCGGTGACAATGGCCACCTTGCCGTCCAATCGAAAGATATCGCTGAAACTCGAAGCCATCGTGATTCGCCGATTTGTGTGAATAAGATAATGTGAGCAGGTTATCAGAATTCAAAGCGACTGGGGAGCGGCTTGGTATCTACCCGTAGTTCAACCGTTTGGGCGTGCCTCGTTGAATGGGGACATCGATCAGTCGCGGCCGGTCGCCCGCGAGCGACTCTTTCAGCACCTGTGTCAACTCGTCGGGCTCGGTGACGCGCTGCGCCTCGACTCCGAGCGACTTGGCCAGCGAGACGAAATCGATCTCTGGCCCGGCGATGTCCAGCCCGACATACTTGCCTGCCACGGCGCCCGGCAATTGCAATTGGCCGGCGCCGATTTTCAGGATTTGGTACTGGGCGTTGTTGCAGATGACGAAGGTGACGGGAATGCGATAGCGAGCGGCGGTCCAGAGTCCTTGAATGCCGTACATGCTGGCCCCTTCGCCCAACAAAGCCAGCACCGGGCGGTCTGGCCAAGCCAATTGCACGCCGATCGAGCAGCCCAACCCCCAGCCGAGCGCCCAACCGCGATGCCCAAAATAGCCGGAAGTGTTCTTGAGCGCGGCCAATCGCTCCAGCACTGTGTTGGTAGTGGTGACGGCCTCCTCAACGACAGCGACATTGTCGGGGATGGCGCGAACAACCGACTCCATCAAGACGCCGGGCGACAGGGGCCTGAGTCCGCGCTGCTTTTCGATCTCGCTTTGCAGCGCCTCACGACCGACGCGCTGCGCGGCGGCGAGTTTTTCGGCGCGCTGGCGGGCAGCGGCGTGAGCGGCGCTGGTCATCTCCCGCGGCAGCAACTCGGCGAGTTCGGCCAGACTGCACTTCACGTCGCCTAGCACGCCCACTTCGACCGGGTAGTTCTTGCCGATCTGCCATTGGCTCTCGTCGAGGTGCACCAGCTTGACGTGCGCCGGAATGGCGCGGGCCGGCTCGAAGTAGACATATTGCCGCAGCAGATCCATGCCGACGACCAGCAGCGCGTCGTACTCTTGGAGCCGCGCGATCACTTCGGGCGACCAGAGCGGCATGCCGAGCGTCGACTGGGGATGCGTGGCGGGAAAACCAAGCCGCCCGTGCGTGGTGCCCGACTCCGACATGACCGGCGCGCCGAGCGCTTCGGCGACGCGCACCAATTCTTCGACGGCGTCGGCTTCTTGCACACGGCTGCCGACGAGAATGGCGGGGTTGTTGGCCGCAGCCAAAACCTCCGCCGCGCGGCGAATGGCATCGTGCGGGGGACGCACGCGGCGATCGAGCGGCGCGGCGGGGGTCAACTCCAGTTCGGCGATTTCGGACTGAATGTCCATCGGTATCGAGAGAAACACCGGCCCGGTGGGAGGAGCCAGCGCCGTTTGCATCGCGCGGCGCAAAGCGACCGGCAGGTCTTCGATGCGCTCAACCTCGTAAGACCACTTGGTCCACGGCCGGGCGACGGAAACCATGTCTCCCCAAAGGATCGGCTCTTCAAGTCGCAGGCGTCGATCGGATTGGCCGGCGGTGATTAAGAGTGGCGTCCCTTCGCGATAGGCGTTGTAGAGCATGCCCATCGCGTTGCCGAGGCCGCAACTGATGTGCAAATTGACGACGCCCAGCTTGCCAGACGCCATGGCATAACCATCGGCCATGGCCATGACGGGGACTTCCTGAAGCCCGAGGATGTAGTCGATCTTGGTAAAGTCGACCAAGGCATCCATTAACGGCAACTCGGTGGTGCCGGGATTGCCAAACAGGTGACGAACGCCGGCGTCTGCCAGCATTTGCAAGAGGGCGTTTGCGCCAGTGGTTTTCATGATTGCGTCGCCGGGGCTGATTGCGATCACCTTTTGCCAGCGCCAAGTCTAGGGGTTGCGGGGTCGAAATAGAACCCAATGAGCCGTGGGAAGGGTGGCCGCGGCGGGCAAGAAACCGCGCTGGCAATTGGCAAAGGGGGCTGCGATACTGCGCCAGCGGCGCCCCGCCGCGCTCTTTCAAAACTTTTCAACGAGAGCATCGAGATGATTCGCGCAACCACGCTGTACGGCCTGGCGATTTTATTTGTGTTGTCTTCGTTGTCGCTGGCCGCCGAACCGAAGGCGGGAGCCGACGCGATTTTGGGCAAGTGGTTTTTCCCGAAGAAGGACGGCCAACTTGAGATCG from Pirellulales bacterium includes:
- a CDS encoding zinc-dependent peptidase, with amino-acid sequence MLTWLRGRRRRKLLADPISPIWVKYVELHLDEFTRLPITDQRKLLADMRVIVAEKNWEGCGGLMVNDEMKVVVAAWASLLVLHLEHDYYSRVQSILLYPSGYQGPERQQGALVGPPDARLGEAWYRGPVVLSWEDADRAGRDDDGANVVLHEFAHQLDMLDRVIDGTPPLESRQAYQAWAAVMSAEYKKLAEDWRQGRPTVLDPYGMKDEAEFFAVATEAFFGLPIELAERHPRLYEQLKSYYRQDPAQRRITARQG
- a CDS encoding glucose 1-dehydrogenase; its protein translation is MASSFSDIFRLDGKVAIVTGASKGIGESIAKALAAFGATVVVSSRKQEAIDGVAQAIQAAGGKSAAIAAHAGDLNQCRALVDQTVAQFGGVDIIVNNAAANPVFGPIIDTDDAVFDKIFAVNVKGPLELAKRAFPTMQKRGGGSVINISSIGGLSPEPMLGVYSVSKAALISLTKVLASEWGPARIRVNAVCPGLVQTKFSQALWQTEDILRRFTEELPLRRIAQPDEIAPLCVFLAGEGAGYCTGSVFTIDGGHTI
- a CDS encoding thiamine pyrophosphate-binding protein — its product is MKTTGANALLQMLADAGVRHLFGNPGTTELPLMDALVDFTKIDYILGLQEVPVMAMADGYAMASGKLGVVNLHISCGLGNAMGMLYNAYREGTPLLITAGQSDRRLRLEEPILWGDMVSVARPWTKWSYEVERIEDLPVALRRAMQTALAPPTGPVFLSIPMDIQSEIAELELTPAAPLDRRVRPPHDAIRRAAEVLAAANNPAILVGSRVQEADAVEELVRVAEALGAPVMSESGTTHGRLGFPATHPQSTLGMPLWSPEVIARLQEYDALLVVGMDLLRQYVYFEPARAIPAHVKLVHLDESQWQIGKNYPVEVGVLGDVKCSLAELAELLPREMTSAAHAAARQRAEKLAAAQRVGREALQSEIEKQRGLRPLSPGVLMESVVRAIPDNVAVVEEAVTTTNTVLERLAALKNTSGYFGHRGWALGWGLGCSIGVQLAWPDRPVLALLGEGASMYGIQGLWTAARYRIPVTFVICNNAQYQILKIGAGQLQLPGAVAGKYVGLDIAGPEIDFVSLAKSLGVEAQRVTEPDELTQVLKESLAGDRPRLIDVPIQRGTPKRLNYG